A genomic region of Melanotaenia boesemani isolate fMelBoe1 chromosome 13, fMelBoe1.pri, whole genome shotgun sequence contains the following coding sequences:
- the LOC121652395 gene encoding insulin-like growth factor-binding protein 5 — MPVFSNLTAVVLLLIAHCGSGTTANRLGHFKDCPSCRDSLGAGRPPRDHYDAGSTSVLAPGEPCGVYTLSCAKGLRCVPPPREHSPLQALLQGRGVCAKHHRTSPTERPHPTGPHPSHSGDIEKTPCRKLLNNVLRGLELTIFQSDRDIYIPNCDTRGFYRKKQCRSSKGMQRGHCWCVDELGVSVPSHAGEDGALPCDGE; from the exons ATGCCCGTCTTCTCTAACTTAACAGCCGTTGTTTTGTTGCTGATTGCTCACTGCGGATCTGGGACCACTGCAAACCGTTTGGGCCACTTCAAAGACTGTCCCTCCTGCAGGGATTCACTGGGGGCAGGTCGGCCCCCAAGGGACCATTATGATGCTGGCAGCACGTCAGTTTTGGCCCCAGGAGAACCATGTGGTGTGTACACCCTGAGCTGTGCCAAGGGGCTCCGCTGTGTGCCCCCCCCTAGGGAGCACAGCCCCCTGCAGGCTCTGTTGCAGGGAAGGGGTGTATGCGCCAAGCACCACAGGACGAGTCCCACAGAGAGACCCCACCCCACAG GTCCACATCCTTCACACAGCGGTGACATTGAAAAA ACTCCTTGTCGCAAGTTGCTCAACAATGTTTTGAGGGGTCTGGAGTTGACAATCTTCCAGTCTGACCGGGACATCTACATACCCAACTGTGACACCCGCGGCTTCTACAGAAAAAAGCAG TGCCGCTCCTCCAAGGGCATGCAACGAGGCCACTGTTGGTGTGTAGATGAGCTTGGTGTGTCCGTGCCTTCACATGCCGGCGAAGACGGTGCTTTACCATGCGATGGGGAGTGA